The DNA segment TACCTCGTCCTGGTCGCGGTCTTCTGCGGATTTTTTTACCTCTTCCAGGCCGTAAACCTCTTCGGGGGGGCGGATGCATACGCGCTCATCATCATAACCGCATGCATCCCGTTCTACCCGCTCGAGCCGTTCTTCGGTGCATCGCCCCTCGGGTTCTTCCCGTTCAGCGTGCTGACGAACGCCGTGCTCATCAATATCGCGGCACCCGTCGCAATACTCGCGAAGAACATCCTGGAGGGGAACCGGGCCCCGCTGCCCTGCCTCCTGCTCGGCTTTCCCGTAGACGGAAGATCGATCCAGAACGAATTCGGTTTCGTCATGGAAGATATCGAGGAGGGGGAGGACGGCAGACTGGTGAGACGGTTCGTCGGATTTACGGAATCGCTCGGGCGTATCGTGCGGGGGGAGCGGCGGTTATACACAAAAGATCTCAGGCTGCACCCAAAAGACTACCAGAGGGAGATTGCCCTCTACAGGAAGGCCGGCAGGGTCTGGATATCCTACGGCATTCCATTCATCATACCAATCACTGCGGGTTTTCTGACCGCACTGTTCATGGGAGATATCCTCTTTGTAATTATGAAGGCAATCGCGGGAATGTGAATAGATATGGAGATACAGTTCAAGGACGGATTGGTGCCTGTCATCGTGCAGGAAAGACGGAATCGTGATGTCCTGATGCTCGCCTATGCAAACGCAGAGGCGCTGGAACTCACCAGGACCACCGGATATGCACACTATTACAGCAGGAGCAGACAGAAACTCTGGAAGAAAGGAGAGGAGAGCGGACACGTCCAGCGGATCTGCCGCATCCTCGTCGACTGCGACGAGGACGCCATCCTCTACGAGGTGGAGCAGACCGGCGCCGCCTGCCATACCGGTCACGCCTCGTGTTTCTACCGGACGGTCGAAGGGGAGGAGATCGCCGGATTGGTCTTCGATCCGGAGAAGGTATACGCTAATAAGGGTGAATGACCTCATTACTATGGTGATTTTTTATGAAAATTGTACCCGATACAAGCGTCGTGATAGACGGACGCATAACATCGCTGATAAAAACCGGAGAATATAAGGGCGCAACAATAATCATACCGGAAGCCGTCGTCGCCGAGTTGGAGGCCCAGGCAAATCAGGGGCGGGAGATAGGGTTTTCCGGTCTGAACGAACTCCAGGAACTCTTCCGGATGTCGGGAGAGAACGTCATCCAACTCCGGTTTTCCGGAGAACGCCCGAGCCTCGACCAGGTGAAACTCTCCAGCGGGGGCGAGATCGATGCCCTGATCCGGAACGTCGCGATCGACCACGATGCACGGTTCATCACGAGCGATCTCGTGCAGGCGGAGGTGGCAAAGGCCAAAGGTCTCGACGTCACCTACCTGCGGCCGCAGATCGGCGACTTCTCGCCGCTCTCGATCGACCAGTACCTCGATGAGGAGACGATCGCGATAACTCTTAAGGAGCGGGCTCAGCCGGTGGCAAAGATCGGGAAACTCCGGGATACCCGCCTGGTAACCCTCCGGGATGCGCCGATGACCGAGTACGAGCTCAAGGGCATGGCGCAGGAACTCCTCGAGCGGGCGAAACGCGACCCGGACGGCTTCATCGAACTCGAGAAGCGGGGGATCACGGTCGTCCAGATCGGGTCGCTCCGGATCTCGATTGCCCGGCGGCCGTTCTCGGACGGGATGGAGATCACGGTCGTCCGGCCGCTCGTCGACCTCTCGCTCGACGACTACGACATGGCACCGGAGATCAAGCAGCGGATCCTCGGGAACCGCCGCGGTGTCTTGATTGCAGGTCCGCCGGGCGCGGGGAAGACCACCCTCGCCCAGAGCCTTGCGACGTTCCTCGCCGACAACAACTTCGTCGTGAAGACGATGGAGGCGCCGCGCGACCTGCAGGTGCCCGACCACATCACCCAGTACACGGCGCTCGAGGGCAGCATGGCGAACACCGCCGAAGCCCTCCTGCTCGTCCGGCCCGACTACGTGATCTTCGACGAGATCCGCAAAAGCGAGGACTTCAACGTCTATGCAGACATGCGCCTCGCCGGGATGGGCATGGTCGGCGTGGTGCATGCCATGGAGGTGCACGACTGCCTCCGGCGGTTCTGCGACCGCGTGGACTACAGCATCCTGCCGCAGATCATCAACACCGTCATCTACGTTGTTCAGGGCGCGATCACGAAGATCTACGACCTCGAGCTGGCGATCAAGGCACCTGAAGGGATGCCCGGCGACGTGCATATCCGCCCGGTGATCGTCGTCCGCGACCACGCCCGGCGGGAACCCGAGATCGAGATCTTCCGCTACGAGGGAGAGACCCTGGTGATGCCCCTCGGCCGGAAGAGGAACGCCGCAGGACCGGCCGCCGCACCGGCGGAGCCGCCGGTCGTCGCGGCACCGGCTGCGGAGCCCGAGGAGAACGTCACCTGGAAGGTTGCCGAGAAAGAGGTCCAGCGCGAGATCGGGCGGTACACGACCGGCCCGGTCGAGGTCCGGATCATCAGCGATAACAAGGCCGTCGTCTACATCGAGGACAAGGACGTCCCGGCGGCGATCGGGAAGGGCGGCAAGAACGTCTCGGCGATCGTGAACAAACTCGGTATCGGGATCGATATCCGGCCAAAAAGCGAACTCGAGGCGCAGAAACCCGTCGAGGAAGAGATGCAGCTTGTCGGCGGCATCAAGATCCGTCTCGACAAAAAACAGCTGACGATCGTATCCCCCGAGAACAGGGGCAAGATCGTGGACGTCTTCGCCGGGAAGGAGTATCTCTTCACGGCCACGGTGAACGAGGAGGGGGACATCCTCCTCGCCAAGAACAGCACGATCGCCCAGGAGATGATCAAGCGCTACAACGAGGGCGAGACGATCCGGTTAAGACCGGTATGATACAGGCCGAACATGAGGAACCAGAATCTGGAGGCTTAGAGTGAGCGGATTAGATATGCAGGGCAACGAACGGGAGTGCATCGCCCGGTGGGAGCACGCGTTCGAGGCCGACCCGGCAGAGAAAGAGAAGTATTACCTGACCGTGGCGTACCCGTATCCGAGCGGGGCGATGCACGTCGGGCACGGGCGGACCTATATCGTCCCGGACGTCCTCGCCCGTTACCAGAGGATGAGGGGGAAAGAGGTTCTCTTCCCGATGGCGTTCCACGTCACCGGCACCCCGGTCATCGGGATCTCGAAGAGGATCGCAAACGGGGACACGACGACGATCGGGCTCTACCGTGACCTCTACCGGGTGCCGCAGGACATCCTCGATCGGTTCATCGACCCGATGGAGATCGTCCGGCACTTCTCGGAAGAGTACCGGCGCGTGATGCAGAAGTGCGGGCTCTCGATCGACTGGCGGCGCCGGTTCATCACCGTCGACCCGCAGTACAGCAAGTTCATCGAGTGGCAGTACAAGCACCTGCATGAGGAAGAGCACGTCGTCAGGGGTGCCCACCCGGTCAAGTACTGTCCCCAGTGCGAGAACCCGGTCGGCGACCACGACCTCCTCGAGGGCGAGAAGGCCGAGATCATCAAGTTTACCCTGGTGGTCTTCTCCTGGGACGGCGCCAGGATACCCTGCGCAACCCTCCGGCCCGAGACGGTCTACGGCGTGACGAACCTCTGGGTGAACCCGGACGTCACCTACGTGCGGGTGACGCTTGACGGCGAGGAGTGGATCCTGAGCCGGGAAGCGGCGGCGAAGCTTGCCCTGCAGGACCACGACGTCCGCGTGGGTGAGGAGATACCCGGGACGGCCCTCGTCGATGGAACGGTCTCCCACCCGCTCTCCGGCGACGTCCCCGTCCTTCCGGCGACATTCGTCGACCCGGACATGGGGACCGGGATCGTCATGAGCGTTCCCGCCCACGCGCCGTTCGATTACATCGCGCTCCGCGACCTGCAGCAGCAGGGGAAGTACACGTCCATCCGGCCGATCCCGCTCATCTCCGTCGAGGGCTACGGCGAGGTTCCGGCAAAGGACGCGGTCGAGCGGGCGGGCATCCGCGACCAGAACGACCCGGGGATGGAGGCGCTCACCCAGGAGGTCTACAGCGCGGAGTTCTCCCGCGGGAAGGTCTTCGAGAAGTACGGCGGAAAGCCGGTGCGGGAGGCCCGGGACGACGTTGCGGCCGTGATGATGGAGCGGTACGGCTCGATCCCGATGTTCGAGTTCGACAACCGCCAGGTCACCTGCCGGTGCGGCGGGCGGGTCTTTGTGAAGATCCTGCACGACCAGTGGTTCCTGGAATACAGCGACCCGTGCTGGAAGGAGCAGGTGAAGACCCAGCTCGAGCGGATGGCGCTCGTCCCGCCCGAGGTCCGGACGGAGTTCGACCGGACGGTCGACTGGCTGAAGGACTGGGCCTGCACCCGCCGGGTGGGGCTCGGGACAAAACTTCCCTGGGACCCGACCTGGATCATCGAGCCGCTCTCCGACTCGACGATCTACATGGCCTACTACACGATCGCCCATCACCTGAAGGCCATCCCGCCGGAGAACCTGACGCCCGAGGTCTTCGAGTACATCTTCAAGGGCGAGGGGGACCCGACCACGGTCGACCGCGAGACCCTCGATACGATCCGGAGCGAGTTCCTCTACTGGTACCCCTACGACTACCGGTTCTCGGCAAAGGATCTCATCTCGAACCACCTGACCTTCCAGCTCTTCCACCACCGGGCGATCTTCCCGCAGGAGCTGCAGCCGCAGGGCATGGTGGTCTTCGGGATGGGCCTTTTGAACGGGGCGAAGATGTCCTCGAGCAAGGGCAACGTCTTCCTCCTCGAGGACGCCGTGGAGGAGTTCGGTGCCGATACGGTTCGGATGTTCCTCGTCGGGAGCGCCGAGCCCTGGCAGGACTTCGACTGGAGGAACGAACTCGTCTCGTCGACGAGAAAGCAGATCGAGCGGTTCTGGAACACCGTTACGGAGGCGAAAGGGGCGACCGGCGCCCACGATATCGACGCCTGGCTCGCGAGCAGGCTCCAGCGGCGCATCGAGAACGCCACCGCGGCGCTTGAGGGATTCCAGACAAGGCAGGCCCTGCAGGAGGCGTTCTTCGGCGTGGAGGCCGACCTGAAGTGGTATCGCCGCCGCCTGCCCGAGGGCGCAGGCGCCGGGGCGGTGATGCAGGACCTCTGCCGCACATGGGTGCGGCTGCTTGCCCCCTTCGTCCCGTTCACCTGCGAGGCGCTCTGGAAAGATGTCGGCGGGGAGGGCATGGTTTCGTTCGCCCCCTGGCCGGAGGTGGACGAGGCGCGGGTCAGCCCGGGGATCGAGCTCGCCGAGGAGCTCCTCGCACGGACGGTCGAGGATATCGAGTCGATCATGAAGCTCATCCCGATGGAGCCCGCGTCCGTCAGCCTCTTCGTCGCCCCGGCATGGAAGCACGAGGCCTTCCGGATCATCGCGGCCTCGGCCGACAAGACGAGAGTGGTGCGCGAGATCATGCAGAACGAGGAGATGCGCAAGCGCGGCCGCGAGGCGACGGACGCCGCGAAGCAGATCACGAAACTCGTGCTGAAACTGCCGCCCGACCTCGTAAAGCAACTCGAAGCGTCACCGCTCGACGAGCAGACCGTCCTCGAGGGCGCACGGGAGTTCCTGGAGCACGAGTTCGGCGTGCCGGTGAAGGTTCAGAGCGCCGAGGCGAGCACGCACCCGAAGGCCTCGGGGGCGCTGCCGTTCAAGCCGGCGATCGTGATTGAGTAGGATACTCACTTTTTTTACGTTTGTTTTTCGAGCACGGTTCTTTAAGCGTCCATCCCCCACGTCCCTCGTATCTCCATGGAGAGTCGGCGGTGGAGCCGGGGCAGAGGATCTGGTATGCGATAAGGATGAAGGCCATTGTCCGTCACATGCGTCTTGAACAACCAAAGCGAGGGAAGAGCCCGGTACGGTGGACCGTGGGGGTATCGCCATTGGGGGTGGGGCCGACGGGGAGTGCGATGGTTCGTAGAACCGGAGCTCGACCACCGTCAGGTGGGAAGGGGGGTAACTCCCCCTCCCCTGTCTCCACCTCATACGAGGATAGTTGTAATCCCCACCCCTCCCGGCCTCCGGCCTCCTCACCCGCACCTACGGTGCTCAAACTCCCGCCGTCCGCTCCGCTCCCGGCAGTTGTTCCCCGCACCTACGGTGCTCAAACTCCCGCCGTCCGCTCCGCTCCCGGCAGTTGTTCCCCGCACCTACGGTGCTCAAACTCCCGCCGTCCGCTCCGCTCCCGGCAGTTGTTCCCCGCACCTGAGGGGCGGGGGCAGTGCGTGGCGATAGCCAATGGAAAGCCGTGCATGGGTTTGTGTACCCAGCCATAAAACTGAAGCAGGAGATGACCTGCGTACAAGTGACAGGCAACGACATCAGAGCGGTAGGAGCACGCTACCTCGTTGCACCGAAAATCGGAATGAAGAATGCGGAGTAATAGCCCGCAAAAAAAGAAGAAACGCCCTGCCGGAGAGAGAAGAATCCGGTTATTCCTTTCCCTTCAGTGCCTGCTGTGCTTTCTTCGCCCGCTCTTTCGCCGTATACCCGGTCACCTGCTGGAGATATGTCCTGAACCGGCGGTTGGTGTCGATGATCGTCTCGTCGTCGGCGTCCTTGCCCGCCTCGGTATCGACGATCAGGGTTTTGCCTCCTGCGCCCAACCAGACCTCAAGACGCAGGAGCGCTCCGTAGGAGATGGCGTAATGACCGTCCTCCGCCGCACGGGGTTCGATCCCGAACTGGTCACGGAGACCCTGAATCATGGATTCTGCGAGTTGTTTTGTGTATCCACGCTTGATCTGGTATTCCTGCATAATATTTTTAAGGGACATCCAGCTATGTTAAACTAATCCAGGAGTGAGTGATTGATCCCATGGACGATATAAAGGTCATATCCAGAGCGCTCGCCGGCGCCGAAAAAACAGTGTTGATCGGCTTTCCCGGGAGCGGGCTCGTCGGGAGTATTGCCCTGCAATATCTCGTCGAGCAGATGGAATTCGAGCAAATCGGGGCGATCACGAGCAAATATTTCCCTCCGGTCGCCCTTATGTCGAAGGGCGTGATTAACGCTCCCGTACGTCTCTACGAGAAGGATCACCTCGCCGCAGTCATCTCCGACGTTCCCATCCACCCGGCGATCTGCTACGAGGTGGCGAACGGCATCATGGACTGGCTCGCGCAGTTCGACATCAAGGAGGTCGTCACGATCGCAGGGATCATCACGAACGAACCGGAAAAGAGGGTTTTCGGGGTCGCGACC comes from the Methanoculleus marisnigri JR1 genome and includes:
- the hisI gene encoding phosphoribosyl-AMP cyclohydrolase, whose protein sequence is MEIQFKDGLVPVIVQERRNRDVLMLAYANAEALELTRTTGYAHYYSRSRQKLWKKGEESGHVQRICRILVDCDEDAILYEVEQTGAACHTGHASCFYRTVEGEEIAGLVFDPEKVYANKGE
- a CDS encoding proteasome assembly chaperone family protein; translated protein: MDDIKVISRALAGAEKTVLIGFPGSGLVGSIALQYLVEQMEFEQIGAITSKYFPPVALMSKGVINAPVRLYEKDHLAAVISDVPIHPAICYEVANGIMDWLAQFDIKEVVTIAGIITNEPEKRVFGVATSSGALQHVEEKTIILPMGSISGVAASILTECKTRGIPGIGLLGETVNTPDPRSSAATIEVLNQIYGLNLDIQPLLEQAVEIEAAMSQIAEQVQKTEASPRREQLPMYG
- a CDS encoding A24 family peptidase C-terminal domain-containing protein — translated: MILPPVVTVPLMIAAAAVGITLIYASILDAKERRVPHKTWRPALAIAIPAAVWVYGLTILADWQAAVGYLVLVAVFCGFFYLFQAVNLFGGADAYALIIITACIPFYPLEPFFGASPLGFFPFSVLTNAVLINIAAPVAILAKNILEGNRAPLPCLLLGFPVDGRSIQNEFGFVMEDIEEGEDGRLVRRFVGFTESLGRIVRGERRLYTKDLRLHPKDYQREIALYRKAGRVWISYGIPFIIPITAGFLTALFMGDILFVIMKAIAGM
- a CDS encoding DUF5611 family protein, which produces MSLKNIMQEYQIKRGYTKQLAESMIQGLRDQFGIEPRAAEDGHYAISYGALLRLEVWLGAGGKTLIVDTEAGKDADDETIIDTNRRFRTYLQQVTGYTAKERAKKAQQALKGKE
- a CDS encoding PINc/VapC family ATPase, encoding MKIVPDTSVVIDGRITSLIKTGEYKGATIIIPEAVVAELEAQANQGREIGFSGLNELQELFRMSGENVIQLRFSGERPSLDQVKLSSGGEIDALIRNVAIDHDARFITSDLVQAEVAKAKGLDVTYLRPQIGDFSPLSIDQYLDEETIAITLKERAQPVAKIGKLRDTRLVTLRDAPMTEYELKGMAQELLERAKRDPDGFIELEKRGITVVQIGSLRISIARRPFSDGMEITVVRPLVDLSLDDYDMAPEIKQRILGNRRGVLIAGPPGAGKTTLAQSLATFLADNNFVVKTMEAPRDLQVPDHITQYTALEGSMANTAEALLLVRPDYVIFDEIRKSEDFNVYADMRLAGMGMVGVVHAMEVHDCLRRFCDRVDYSILPQIINTVIYVVQGAITKIYDLELAIKAPEGMPGDVHIRPVIVVRDHARREPEIEIFRYEGETLVMPLGRKRNAAGPAAAPAEPPVVAAPAAEPEENVTWKVAEKEVQREIGRYTTGPVEVRIISDNKAVVYIEDKDVPAAIGKGGKNVSAIVNKLGIGIDIRPKSELEAQKPVEEEMQLVGGIKIRLDKKQLTIVSPENRGKIVDVFAGKEYLFTATVNEEGDILLAKNSTIAQEMIKRYNEGETIRLRPV
- the leuS gene encoding leucine--tRNA ligase codes for the protein MSGLDMQGNERECIARWEHAFEADPAEKEKYYLTVAYPYPSGAMHVGHGRTYIVPDVLARYQRMRGKEVLFPMAFHVTGTPVIGISKRIANGDTTTIGLYRDLYRVPQDILDRFIDPMEIVRHFSEEYRRVMQKCGLSIDWRRRFITVDPQYSKFIEWQYKHLHEEEHVVRGAHPVKYCPQCENPVGDHDLLEGEKAEIIKFTLVVFSWDGARIPCATLRPETVYGVTNLWVNPDVTYVRVTLDGEEWILSREAAAKLALQDHDVRVGEEIPGTALVDGTVSHPLSGDVPVLPATFVDPDMGTGIVMSVPAHAPFDYIALRDLQQQGKYTSIRPIPLISVEGYGEVPAKDAVERAGIRDQNDPGMEALTQEVYSAEFSRGKVFEKYGGKPVREARDDVAAVMMERYGSIPMFEFDNRQVTCRCGGRVFVKILHDQWFLEYSDPCWKEQVKTQLERMALVPPEVRTEFDRTVDWLKDWACTRRVGLGTKLPWDPTWIIEPLSDSTIYMAYYTIAHHLKAIPPENLTPEVFEYIFKGEGDPTTVDRETLDTIRSEFLYWYPYDYRFSAKDLISNHLTFQLFHHRAIFPQELQPQGMVVFGMGLLNGAKMSSSKGNVFLLEDAVEEFGADTVRMFLVGSAEPWQDFDWRNELVSSTRKQIERFWNTVTEAKGATGAHDIDAWLASRLQRRIENATAALEGFQTRQALQEAFFGVEADLKWYRRRLPEGAGAGAVMQDLCRTWVRLLAPFVPFTCEALWKDVGGEGMVSFAPWPEVDEARVSPGIELAEELLARTVEDIESIMKLIPMEPASVSLFVAPAWKHEAFRIIAASADKTRVVREIMQNEEMRKRGREATDAAKQITKLVLKLPPDLVKQLEASPLDEQTVLEGAREFLEHEFGVPVKVQSAEASTHPKASGALPFKPAIVIE